In the Afipia sp. GAS231 genome, ACCCGCGGTCTCGCGTGCGATGCGTAGTCAGAATGCTGCACGCGAGCATACAGGTTCAGCGGAGAGCCTCCGGCCTTCCCTGCGCAATGGCTTTACGGCTTATACGAGTTCGTCCTGGTGACCGGCTTTCTTGCCACCATCGCCGGCTTCGGCTTTCGCTTCCGCCAACTTGACGCCAGCACCGGGGCGTCGGACCCACACGATTTCGCCGTACGCAAGCGCCGCGCTCGTCAGTCGCTGCCTCACGTCCACCGCTCCCTGCCCCTCGTTTGCGACGATGGCCAACGCCCCTGGTGGGACAGGATGGCGGGAGTCGTAAGTCTGATTTGCCCGACGGGGCCAGCAAAATATTTTCGCGGTCGCGAATTGACCCACATCTGGGGTGATTTGCCCGTCGGGCAAGCGCAGAAGTTGTGTCTAAAAATCTCTAGATTTTTCATTTGACGCGTTTTCTTGACGCGAACCGGTTTCCACTTCGCTGGAAAACGCTCTAGTGAACCGCGCTGCCGGATTTCGACGAGCGGGCGCCGCGGATCACCGGCGCCGGCGCCACTACCGGCGGCTCAACCTTCACTTCCGGCTTCGCTTCATGGCAGCGGTTCTTGCGCCAGGCTTCCTCGGCGAGTTTCGACTGGCCGCGCACCGCGATGTATTCGTTGCGATAGGCGAGCTCGGCGACCACCGGCCCGGCGACGCCGGTTTCCGCCTTCGCCATCAGGCCCTGCAACTCCGCCATGCGGGTCGCCAGGTTCTTGCGCTCCGGCTCGAGCTGCTTGCACTCGTAGAGATCGTATTTGGCGGGATCGGCGAACGCCGAGGTCATGCTGTCGCTCATCTCGGCGCAGCCGGACAGCCCTGCCCCGAGCACAAGCAGCGCCAGCGCTAAGGCAGTGCGCGGAATCGGGTGGCGATGGGACAGGTGTGCGGGCATCGGACCTTCGTTAAGTGGATAATGTTGAGATTGCCTAAAGCAGCCCCGGATGTCGGCATTGAGGCTTTGCTTTGCCAGCCGCCCTCGCCTAAAGCTTGAAGAGCGCGTTTGGGGCAGATTATCCTAATTCCACCTCGCCGGTAAACGCGCTAAGTACCTGATCTCCTGAGTAAAGCGGACGTGGCGGAACTGGTAGACGCAAGGGACTTAAAATCCCTCGATGGCAACGTCGTGTGGGTTCGACTCCCACCGCCCGCACCAGCCTTCGCGCGCGAAGCGAGAGAAGGCTGCCGCGCCGAAGCCTTAGGCGAAGGCGGGCCGCGTGGCCGCGAGCTACGGCTTGGCAAGCCACTCGCCCTGACGGGCTACGGCCACGCCGGGCCGCCAGGGCGAAGCGTGTCCGGCACAGCCCGAGCGCAGCGAAAGCGACGACGGACTGTGAGAGCGGATCAACAGCGAATGCGCATCTCGCTTTCGGCGCCCAATGGACATCAGCTGCGATGCTTGGCGCGTTTCCGAGCGAGGTAGACAAGAACGGGATACGTCAGCGCCAGAACAAGGATGACGTCAAAACCACAGAGAAAGAGCATGAAGGTTCGATTCAGCGGTAGCAGCCAGAAAAGGCCAACCGCGTAAACGAACGCGAATGGCAAGTTGAGGACCAGCGCGATCGACTGACGAACCACCCCTTCCCCGCAGGTGAAGTTCGGCAGTATTTCGGGATTCCAATGACACAAGCTGATGTTGACGACGCGATCGAAAGCTGCCGCCTCGACGATGGCGACGACAAAAGCCATGCCAAGAATGCAGAAGCAGCCCAGGCACAGCCACCGAAACAACTTCATTGATGACCCGAACGGCACTTGTCTGACCTCTGCCCTGGTCTCCCGAATGTCTGTCATTGGGACCGGCTAAGAAAAGATGCCGGCGTCTTCGCCCTTCGCGGTTACGATCGTGCCGCACAGTCTGCGGCACCATTCTGCTTCTGGCTAGCCCATGCTTCCAGAGCCTCATAGACTCCGGGAACGGGAGACCATTTTGCCGCAACCTCACCTCTTCGAAATGCGCCGGCTGGAAATGCTGAGCAACACCATCTTCGGCGTTGCCATGACGCTGCTCGCTTATGACCTGCCGAAGGCCTCGAGCTTCAAGGACGCGCCGGGCTGGATCGACCTCGTTCGCGTCTATGCGCAACCGGTGATCGCGCTGGCGATCTCCTTCGTTGTCGCCGGGGTGTTCTGGTTCAGCCATCACCGCCGGCTGGCGGTGGCGCCGGAGGCCGGCCGCAGCGTGGTGTTTCTCAATCTCCTTTTTCTACTCTCGATCATCATCCTGCCGGTGACCAACGGACTCTACGGCAGCTACCGGCTCGATAGCGTGGTGGCAGTCGTCTACGGAATCCATCTGACGTCGATCGCCTTGCTGAACGCCTGGCTGTGGGTTCTCGCCCTGAGAGACCGCCCGGATTCGCAACTGCTGGTGACGGCCTTGTTCCCCGTCGTCGTATTCCTGTGCGGAACGGCGATGGCCTTCGTCGATCCGTTCGTTGCGCAGTTCACCTGGTGCCTTGCCTTCCTCTCGCCACTGGTAGGCTGGGTGGCGGGACGCCGCGCAGGCTAAGCACAACGAAAGCTAGTGCGAGGCCTCGCCGTCCCCCACCAGCCTCTCGCTCTCCTCCGAAATCATCTTCTCCAGCATCGGCTGAAACTCCTTGCGGTTCATTCCCGGCGCAATCGGCGGGAGATAGGAGAGCATGACGGTGCCGCTGTGGATCATCAGCGTCTTCTTGCCCCAGAACAGACCGGAATTGCACGCCGTCGGCACCACCGGCACATCGAGCGTGGTGTAGAGGGCGGAGATGCCGGCCGCCTGGAACACCATGGGCTCGCCCACCGCCTGTCTTGTGCCTTGCGGAAACAGCAGCACCTTGCGGCCTTCGGCGACCGCGCGCTTGGCCTCCTCGACCATCTGCTTGAGCGCGTGCCGGCCGGCTGCGCGATCGACCAGGATCATCGGGTAGCGTTGCAGAAACCAGCCGACGATCGGAAGTTTGGCCAGCTCCCTCTTGGCGACGATGCTGGCGTCCGGAAAAATCATGCTCAGGGCTGCGGTTTCCCACAGCGACTGATGATTGCAGGCGATGATGCAGGGGCCGTCGGGAACGTTGGCGCGGCCGTATTCCCGATAATCGAGCCCGAGCACGACCCTGAAAAGCAGCATGATCCCCTTGACCCAGACCTGCGATACCGCGCGCACGGTCGGGCTGCCGGCGTTGAACAGCCACATGAACGGCACCGTCAACGATACGACACCCGTCAGGATCACGACCGCCGCAATGAACAGGATCGACCTCAGATAGTGCAACGATGGTTCCTTCCCTGGCGTTCGACGGTTTTGGGAGTTTCCCAATACAGCACTTTGCGGGCGTTGCACAATTCCGCATGGGGGCCGAATTGCGCACCTCTCTCAAATCCGTCATCCTGAGCTGCGAGCTCTTGCGAGCCTCGAAGGATGATCTCAGCATGCCGGTTCTCGAACAGATCACGATCGCGCCGCATCTGACCTTCGACGCGCTCACTGCCGGCGCGCCTGGTGCGCCACTGGTGCTGCTGCTGCACGGCTTTGCGGAATCGATGAATTGCTGGCGTGCGCAGGTCACGGCGCTGGGCGACATGGGCTATCGCGCCATCGCACCGAGCCAGCGCGGATATTCGCCCGGCGCACGGCCGGATCCACGCGAATTCTCGCATTACCTGATCGATCGCCTGATGGACGACGCGATGGCGATCGCCGCGGCGTCGGGCTATGGCGACGCGCGGTTTCATCTTGCCGGTCACGACTGGGGCGGCAGCATCGCCTGGGGCCTTGCCGACCGCCACCATGCGCGGCTGGCTTCGCTCACCATTCTGTCGCGGCCGCATCCGAACGCCTTCAACCGCGCGCTGCAGATGGTCGATGGCGAACAGGCGGGCCGCTCGAAGCACCACAAGGCGTTTCTCGAGCCCGACGCCGCCGATGTCGTGTTGGCCTCCGACTGCAAATGGCTGCGCGATCGGCTGGCCGCCAACGGCGTTCCTTCAAGCGCGATCGAAGCGCATCTGGCGGTGCTCGGCAACAAGCCCGCGATGGAAGCGGCACTGGCCTGGTACCGCGCCCGCGGCGCCATCCGCGGGCCGCTCGGCCCGATCCGCACTCCGACGCTCTACATCTGGGGCGACGCCGACGACACCGTCGGCCGCGTCGCCGCCGAAGGCACGGTGGATTTCATCGCAGCGCCCTATCGCTTCGAGGTGCTGCCCGGCGTCGGACACTTTGCGGCGGATCAGGCGCCGGAACAGGTCAGCGAATTGATGCTGGAACACATGGCGGCGCATCCGGTGTGAGGGGTGCCCGGAAGCGGTGCGCGACGGCCACCGCTAATCGTCGCCGTCATTGCGAGGAGCGCAAGCGACGAAGCAATCCATTCTTTCTTTTGCGCGTTAAGATGGATTGCTTCGCTTCGCTCGCAATGACGAAGGGATGCGTATGCCCTACTCGCTCTTGTCGATATTCCAGAAGATCGGCGTGGCCGGGCCGTCGAGCACGCCGGTCAGCGATTTCCGCCAGGCGCTCGGCTGGGTGTACTGGCCGAGCGGAATATAGATCACCTGCTCCCAGGCTTCCTTCTGGATCTCGGTGGCGATCTTCTTCGCGTCTTCCGGTGTGGTCGCACGCGCGAAATCGTTCTTGAGGGACTCGATCTTGGCGTCCTCGGCCCAGCCGAACCAGCCGCCGTTCTTGCCCTTGCCGCCGATCGCGAAGTTGACGATCGGGTTGGACAGATCGGCGCCGTTCCAGTTGGTGAAGAACATGTTCCAGCCGCCTTCCTTGATCGGCTTCTGGCTGGCGCGGCGGGACACGACGGTGCCCCAGTCGGTGGCCTGCAGGTCGATCTTGAAGCCGGCCTCCTTCATCAATTGCGCTGCCACGATCGGCTGCGCCTTCAGCGTGACGACATCGCCGGGCGCCATGATCACGACGGGCGTGCCGTCATAACCGGACTCGGCCAGCAGCTTCTTGGCTTCCGCCATGCCGTTGCCCTTCACCACCGCTTCCGAACCGACGTCGGTTTCGAGCGGCGTGCCGCAAACGAAGGCCGCACCACAGAGCTTGTAGTATTGCGGGTTGCCGATCAGCGCATCCAGCACGTCCTTCTGGTTCATCGCCAGGAAGGCGGCGCGGCGTACCTTGACGTTGTCGAAGGGCGGAAACAGGAAATTCATCCGGCCGACAGTCTGGAAACCGACCTTGTCCAGCGTGTCGACCTTGATGTCCTTGTTGGCGGTCAGGATCGGGAGAATATCGAACGACGGCACTTCCATGAAATCGATGTCGCCCGACTGCAGCGCGTTCACCGCGGTCTGCGCGTCCGCCATCGTGATCCATTCGACGCGGTCGACCTTCACGACCTTGCCGCCGGAGGTCCAGCTCGGCGGCTCCTTGCGCGGCACGTAGTCGGTGTTCTTCAAGAACACCGCTTTGACGCCGGGCTGGAATTCGGCCTGTACGAACTTGAAGGGGCCGGATCCGATCAATTCCGGGATCGGAGTGCCGGGCGGGGTTTCCGCCAGGCGCTTCGGCATCATGAACGGCACCAGCGACGAAGGCTTGCCCAGCGATTCCAGCACCAGGCTGTAGGGCTCCTTCAACTTCAGCGTGATGGTCTTGGCGTCGGTCGCTTCAAGACTCGCGGTGAAGTCCATCAGCTTCTGGCCCATGCCATCGGCCTTGCCCCAGCGCTTCAGCGACGCCACGCAGTCTTCCGCCGTGACCGGCGTGCCGTCATGCCACTTCAACCCGTCTCGCAGCGTGAGGGTGTAAGTCAGTTTGTCGTCGGAGATTTTATACTCCGCCATCTGCGGCTGGATCTTGAAGCTGGAGTCCTGCGCCAGCAGCGTGTCGTAGATCATGTAGCCGAAATCGCGCACGATATAGGCGGTGGTCTGCATGCCCGGCGTGCGGAGATCGGCATGCATCACCGCGGTGATGGTCTTGCCGGCGGCCATCGCCTGCGACGTGAGAGCTGACGAAGCCAGCGCCACCGAAAGCGCGAGCGCCGACAACGCGGACGCTATCGTTGGACGCTTCCAACGCGTGATGTGGAACATTCGATCTCTCCTGACGTGAAACTGGTCAAAGCCCGCCGATTCATTATGCATGTCGTTCGTTATTTGGGCGAACCAAGGTTTGCACTTTGGGCGAACTAACACGCTGTAAATCCAGACGATTTGAAGACTTGCACCAAGCGCGCGGCGCGTCAATCCGGTTTTGGCAAAATCGAACGTATACAAATGAATGGGCCGGCCGCGTCTATTTGACTTTACAAATCCGCCGCAGGCGATTTTCGTAAGGCAATGATTTAGTAAGCCATTGATCTTCGTAAACCATGGCGAAGCTGCTCACGAACGAGAGAAATTTCATGAACCCGGCCAATCTTCCCTTTGATTCCGAGACCATGCTGCAGGGGCTGCGAGGCTGGGTGGAATGTGAAAGCCCGACCTGGGATGCGTCCGCCGTCGAGCGCATGCTCGACCTCGCCGCGCGCGAAATGGCGATCATGGGTGCGACTATCGAACGCATCGCCGGCCGGCAGGGGTTTGCTGGCTGCGTCCGGGCTCGCTTTCCGCATCCGAAACAAGGCCAGCCCGGCATCCTGATCGCCGGCCATCTCGACACCGTCCACCCCGTGGGCACGATCGAAAAGCTGAAGTGGCGGCGCGAGGGCAACAAATGCTTCGGGCCTGGAATCTTCGACATGAAGGGCGGCAATTATCTCAGCCTGGAAGCGATCCGGCAGCTCGCCCGCGCATCGTTCACGACGCCGCTGCCGATCACCGTGCTGTTTACGCCGGACGAGGAAGTCGGCACGCCCTCGACCCGCGACATCATCGAGGCCGAGGCCGCGCGCAACAAATACGTGCTGGTGCCGGAGCCGGGACGGCTCAATAACGGCGTCGTCACCGGGCGTTATGCGATCGCGCGGTTCAATCTCGAAGCCATCGGCAAGCCGAGCCATGCCGGCGCCACGCTGTCCTCGGGCCGCTCGGCAATCAGGGAGATGGCGCGGCAAATTCTCGCCATCGACGGCATGACCACGGAGGACTGCACCTTCTCGGTCGGCATCGTCCATGGCGGCCAGTGGGTCAATTGTGTTGCGACCACCTGCACCGGCGAGGCGCTGAGCATGGCCAAGCGCCAGGCCGACCTCGACCGCGGCGTCGAGCGCATGCTGGCGCTCACAGGCAGCGCCAACGACGTCGCCTTCACGGTGACCCGCGGCGTCACCCGCCCGGTCTGGGAGGCGGATGCCGGCACCATGGCGCTGTACGAGCAGGCGCGCGGCCTCGCGAAAGCGATGGGCCACGAACTGCCCCACGCCAGCGCCGGCGGCGGCTCCGACGGCAACTTTACCGGCGCGATGGGCATCCCGACGCTGGACGGCCTCGGCGTCCGCGGCGCCGACGCCCATACGCTGAATGAGCATATCGAGGTGGATAGTTTGGCCGAACGCGGCCGGCTGATGGCGGGGTTATTGGCGACGCTGGAGTGACGGCAAAGCCGTCATTCCAGGGCGCGAAGCGAACTATGGTGCGCAATTGCGCACCTGAGAATCTCGAGATTCCAGGTTCGATGCTACGCATCGCCCCGGAATGACGGAGACCCTCCAATGGCACGGGAATTGCTGAACTGATACGCTACCGCCGGGGAATAGAGGCTGTGCCGACCGAATGACCGGTTGCCACATTTGTAACGGAACAACATGCTCGGATATCTGCTTCGCCGCATCCTCGCCACCATCCCCGTGATGGGCGTGGTTGCGTTGTTCGTGTTCCTGTTGCTGCGGCTGACGCCGGGCGATCCCGCCGCGATCCTGGCCGGCGACAATGCGACGCCCGAAAAGCTTGAACAGATCCGCACCGCGCTCGGCCTCACCGAGCCGCTGCATGTCCAGTTCTTTACCTGGGTCGGCCGGCTACTGCACGGCGATCTCGGCGTCTCCCTGATCTCGAACGTGCCGGTGCTGCAGATGATCGGCACGCGCGCCGAGCCGTCGATCTCGGTGGCGCTGTGCACCATCATCCTCGCCATCCTGGTCGCCGTCCCGCTCGGCGTGATCGCGGCATGGAAGCACGGCACCTGGATCGACCGCTTCGTGATGGGCCTCTCCGTGGTCGGCTTCTCGGTGCCGGTGTTCGTGATCGGCTACGTCCTGATCCAGATCTTCGCGATCGACCTGCGCTGGGTGCCGGTACAGGGTTTTAAAAGCATCTCGGCGGGCTTCGGGCCGTTCTTCGAGCGCATCATCCTGCCGACCTGCACGCTGTCCTTTATCTATGTCGCGTTGATCGCGCGGATGACGCGGGCGGCGATGCTGGACGTGCTCGGCGAGGATTATGTCCGCACCGCGCGCGCCAAGGGCATTTCCGAAACCGGCGTGCTGCTGCATCACGCGCTGCGCAACGCCGCGGTCCCCGTCATCACCGTGATCGGGACTGGATTTGCGCTTTTGATTTCCGGCGTCGTGGTCACCGAGAGCGTGTTCAACCTGCCCGGCATCGGCCGCCTCACCGTCGATGCGGTGCTGGCGCGCGATTATCCGGTGATCCAGGCGATGATCCTTTTGACGTCGGGCATCTATGTCGCCGTCAATCTGCTGATCGACGTCGCCTACACTCTGCTTGATCCCCGAATCCGTTATTGAGGTCGGTACTGATGGCCCTCGAAACCCTCCCCGAACCGTCGATACCGATCACCACGCCATTCCGGCCAAAGCTCGGCTTTCTCACGTCGACGCCGATCATCGCGGTTTCGACCGTGCTGCTGGGCCTGATCGTGTTGATCACGATCCTGGCGCCGCTGCTGGCGCCGCACGATCCGCTGTTGCTGGCGCCGGCGCAGCGGCTGAAGCCGTCAAGCGCCCTGCACTGGCTCGGCACCGACGGCTACGGCCGCGACGTGCTGTCGCGCATCATCTATGGCGGACGGATCTCGCTGGTTATCGGCATTGGCGCCGCGATCTTCTCGATCGCCATCGGCCTTGTGATCGGCCTCGTCTCCGGCTTCTTCAAATGGGTCGACGCCGTGATGATGCGGGTGATGGACGGGCTGATGGCGATCCCGAGCATCCTGCTCGCGATTGCCGTGGTGTCGCTGTCGGGCGCCAGCGTGATGACGGTGCTGATTGCGATCACGATTCCGGAAATTCCGCGTGTGGCGCGGCTGGTCCGTTCGGTAGTGCTGTCGGCGCGCGAAGAGCCTTATGTCGAGGCTGCGATCTCGGTCGGCTCCAGCCTGCCCAAGATCATGTGGCGGCATCTGATGCCGAACACCATTGCTCCCTTAATCGTGCAAGGCACCTATGTCTGCGCCTCCGCCATTCTCACCGAGGCGATCCTGTCGTTCCTCGGCGCCGGCATCAACCCGGAGACGCCGACCTGGGGCAACATCATGGCCGAGGGCCGCGCCTACTTCCAGATCAAGCCGTCGCTGATCTTCTGGCCTGGTCTTTTGCTCTCGATCGCGATTCTCAGCATCAACCTGATCGGCGACGCCGCCCGCGACGCGCTCGATCCGAAGATGAAGCAGCGGGAGGGCGGCAAGTGAGCACGACCAGTTCCAACGTCGTCCTCGACATCCAGAACCTCGTCGTCGGTCTCGGCAAGGATCCGGCCGGCAAGCGCATCATCGACGGCATCTCGCTGCAGGTCCACGAAGGCGAGACGCTGTGCGTGGTCGGCGAAAGCGGATCAGGCAAGTCTGTGACGTCGCTGACGGTGATGGGGCTACTGCAAAAGGGCGCGCTGGTGCCGTCCGCCGGCAGCGTCAGACTGGTCGGCGAGGAACTGCTCGCCGCCAGCGACCGCCGCCTGCGTCAACTGCGCGCCACCACCATGGCGATGATCTTTCAGGAGCCGATGACGGCGCTCAACCCGGTGGTGCCGGTCGGCCGCCAGATCGACGAAGTCCTGCGCGTCCATACCGACCTCGATGCCCGCGCACGCCGCCAGAAGATCCTGGCGATGATGGAACAGGTGCGTCTCCCCGAAGTAGAGCGCATCTTCGCTTCCTATCCACATCGACTTTCAGGAGGCCAACGCCAGCGCATCATGATCGCGATGGCGCTGGTGCTGGAGCCGAAACTGCTGATCGCGGACGAGCCGACCACCGCGCTCGACGTCACCACGCAAAAACAGATTCTCACCTTGATCCGCGACCTGCAGCGCGATCACGGCACCGCCGTATTGTTCATCACCCACGACATGGGCGTGGTCGCCGAAATCGCCGACCGCGTCGCGGTCATGCGCAACGGCCGGCTGGTCGAAACCGGCGCGCTCGACACCATCCTGCGCCAGCCCACCATGGAATACACCCGCAAGCTGTTATCCGCCGTGCCGAGCCTGGTGCCGCGGGCGCCGCGCGCGGAGAGCACCGAGCCGGTCGTGCTGGAGGCCAACGACCTCTGCAAGGTCTATCGCGAGCGTTCCTTCTTCGGTAAAGCCCGCGAGGTCGCCGCCGCCAAGGACGTGACGCTGACGCTGCGCAAGGGCCGCACGCTCGGCATCGTCGGCGAAAGCGGCTCCGGCAAGTCGACGGTGGCGCGCTGCATCGTCCGCCTGATCGATCCGACCTCCGGCGGCGTCCGCCTCGTGGGCCGCGAAATCTCCGACTTGTCGCGCCGGCTGCTGCAGCCGCACCGCCAGCGCATCCAGATCATCTTTCAGGACCCGTATCGATCGCTCAACCCGCGGATCACCGTCGGCGAAAGCATCGCAGAAGGTCCGATCAATTACGGCATGTCACGCAGCGACGCGCTGGCCAAGGCGCGCGAACTGCTCGAACTGGTCGATCTTCCGCCCGACGCGATCTCGCGCTATCCGCACCAGTTCTCCGGCGGCCAGCGCCAGCGCATCGCCATCGCCCGCGCCCTGGCGCTCGATCCCGACGTCCTCGTGGCCGATGAAGCAGTCTCGGCGCTCGACGTCTCGGTGCAAGCGCAAGTGCTGGAACTGCTCGATGAAATCCAGAGCCGGCTCGGCATCGCGCTCTTGTTCATCACCCACGACCTTCGCGTCGCCGCACAAATCTGCGACGACGTCGCCGTGATGCAGCATGGCCGGGTCGTGGAACAGGGACCGGCCGCGCAGGTGCTGACACACCCGCAACAGGTCTATACCCGCGCCCTGCTCGAAGCCGCCCCCGGCCGCGGCTGGGATTTCGCCAATTTCAGGCCGGTTGCGGTGGCGGCGGAGTAAAGCACCCTCTCTTCGCAGTCATTCCGGGGCGATGCAAAGCATCGAACCCGGAATGACGGCGGTGAGGAAAGGATTGCTCGGCTCGCAATGACGGTGTTGGTGACGGCGTAAGCCCCATGCAAATCTGGATTGCTTCGCAGCTTGCGCTCCTCGCAATGACGAGTCTAACGTCGCGCCGGAATTTCAACTGAGACACCCTGATGACCCGTATCGCCGTCGGCGGCTTCCTGCACGAGACCAATACCTTCGCGCCGACGAAGGCGACCTATGCCGATTTCGTCCATGGCGGCGGCTGGCCGTCAATGGCGCACGGCGCCGATGTGCTCAAGGTGATGCGCAAGATCAATGTCGGCCTCGCCGGCTTTGTCGAACAAGCCGAAGCCAACGGCTGGGAGTTGATACCGACGATCTCCTGCGCCGCCAGTCCCTCGGCCCATGTCACCAGGGATGCGTTCGAACGCATCGTCAGAGAGATGGTCGACGGCATCGCCAATGCGGGACCGCTGGATGCGGTTTATCTCGACCTGCATGGCGCGATGGTGACCGAACACTTTGACGATGGCGAAGGCGAAATCCTCCGCCGCGTGCGCGAGGTGATAGGCAAGGAACTGCCGCTGGTCGTCAGCCTTGACCTGCACGCCAATGTGACACCGGAAATGGTTAGGCATGCCGACGCGCTGATCGCCTACCGCACCTATCCCCATGTCGACATGGCCGATACCGGCCGGGCATCCGCAAAACATCTCGCGCTTGTCCTGAAGACCAAGGCGCGGTTTGCCAAAGCATTCCGTCAACTGCCGTTTCTGATTCCGATCAGTTGGCAATGCACCAACGACCAACCAACCAAGGGCATCTACGAGAAGCTTGCGGCGCTGGAAAGCGACGCGGTGCCGACACTGTCGTTCGCGCCGGGCTTTCCGGCGGCCGATTTCCGGGATTGCGGACCGAGCGTCTTCGCCTATGGCAAGACCCAGGCCGATGCCGATGCGGCCGCCGACAAGGTCGTCGCGCTGATCGAGGGTCATGAGGACGATTTCGACGGCCGCATCTTCTCGCCCGACGACGGCGTCCGCCATGCCATGGAACTGGCAAAGGGTGCATCGAGGCCGATCATCATCGCCGACACCCAGGACAATCCCGGCGCCGGCGGTGATTCCGACACCACCGGCATGCTGCGTGCGCTGGTCCGCAACAAGGCCACCCGCGCCGCGACCGGCGTGATCTACGATCCGGAGTCGGCCAGGGCCGCGCATGCGGCCGGGGTCGGCGCCACCGTCACGCTCGCGCTCGGCGGCAAGTCCGGCATTCCCGGCGATGCGCCTTACACCGAGACCTTCATCGTCGAAAAGCTGTCGGACGGAAAATTCGTGGCGCCCGGCCCCTATTATGGCGGCCGCGACATGGATATGGGCCCGTCAGCGGCCCTGCGCATCGGCGACGTCAGGGTGGTCGTGAGTTCGTACAAGGCACAGCTCGCGGATCAGTCGATGTATCGCTACGTCGGCATCGAGCCGACCGAACAGGCCATCCTGGTTAACAAGAGTTCGGTGCACTTCCGCGCCGATTTCGAGCCGATCGCCGAGAAACTGCTGATCTGCGCCGCGCCCGGCGCGATGCCGGCGGATACGGCAT is a window encoding:
- a CDS encoding ABC transporter ATP-binding protein is translated as MSTTSSNVVLDIQNLVVGLGKDPAGKRIIDGISLQVHEGETLCVVGESGSGKSVTSLTVMGLLQKGALVPSAGSVRLVGEELLAASDRRLRQLRATTMAMIFQEPMTALNPVVPVGRQIDEVLRVHTDLDARARRQKILAMMEQVRLPEVERIFASYPHRLSGGQRQRIMIAMALVLEPKLLIADEPTTALDVTTQKQILTLIRDLQRDHGTAVLFITHDMGVVAEIADRVAVMRNGRLVETGALDTILRQPTMEYTRKLLSAVPSLVPRAPRAESTEPVVLEANDLCKVYRERSFFGKAREVAAAKDVTLTLRKGRTLGIVGESGSGKSTVARCIVRLIDPTSGGVRLVGREISDLSRRLLQPHRQRIQIIFQDPYRSLNPRITVGESIAEGPINYGMSRSDALAKARELLELVDLPPDAISRYPHQFSGGQRQRIAIARALALDPDVLVADEAVSALDVSVQAQVLELLDEIQSRLGIALLFITHDLRVAAQICDDVAVMQHGRVVEQGPAAQVLTHPQQVYTRALLEAAPGRGWDFANFRPVAVAAE
- a CDS encoding M81 family metallopeptidase produces the protein MTRIAVGGFLHETNTFAPTKATYADFVHGGGWPSMAHGADVLKVMRKINVGLAGFVEQAEANGWELIPTISCAASPSAHVTRDAFERIVREMVDGIANAGPLDAVYLDLHGAMVTEHFDDGEGEILRRVREVIGKELPLVVSLDLHANVTPEMVRHADALIAYRTYPHVDMADTGRASAKHLALVLKTKARFAKAFRQLPFLIPISWQCTNDQPTKGIYEKLAALESDAVPTLSFAPGFPAADFRDCGPSVFAYGKTQADADAAADKVVALIEGHEDDFDGRIFSPDDGVRHAMELAKGASRPIIIADTQDNPGAGGDSDTTGMLRALVRNKATRAATGVIYDPESARAAHAAGVGATVTLALGGKSGIPGDAPYTETFIVEKLSDGKFVAPGPYYGGRDMDMGPSAALRIGDVRVVVSSYKAQLADQSMYRYVGIEPTEQAILVNKSSVHFRADFEPIAEKLLICAAPGAMPADTASLPWTRLRPGIRVKPNGKPFTPPAKAPSTSITG